In the genome of Fervidobacterium nodosum Rt17-B1, the window TGCAATTGTTTCTTTCTTTAATGCGTTTAAGGATTCACCCATATCTTTTACAGTGGCATTTTCCTTATCAAGTTTATCACTTACGTCTTTTATTAAAGTTCCAAGTTCTTCTTGCTTTGAAACAACGCTGGAAACTTTACTTTGAAGTTCACTAATATCTTTTCTTAGATTTTCGATATCTTCTGATGATTTTTCCAACGATTTCTCCGATTTTTGAGTCCCATCAGCAGGTGTTGTGGATGGTATGTTCAACGATTTTAACTCATTTCTTGTTTCTATAACCATTGAAAGAACTTTTTGAACGCTTTGATTAAGTGTGTTTAATTGTGCTATCGAGGCTTTTTTCTGGAGTTCATCTTCCACTTTTTGAATTCTATCTTTCAAATTGTCCAATTCTACCTTACTCAAAGCTTCACTAACATTGACTTGAGATTTTGAAATTTTATCACTCAAATTGCTAACTTTTTCCTCGAGTGCTGAAAGCCTTTTTGAAATATCATTGACAGTTTCAGAGAGAGATGAAACTGTCTTTTCTCGTTCGTTAATTTTGTTCAATATTCCTGATAAATCAATATTCTCCGCTGGAACTAACTTTATATCAGCTAACAATTCTTTTATGGAATTTATTTCCTGTGATAATTGACTAATACTGTTAATAAGTTCTTCGTTATTTTGGCTCTGTACAATTTTCTCGATATTAGTAAGTCGCAAGGAGAGTTCTTCAAATCTACTCTCAAGCTCTCCAACTTTTTTAATTGATTCAACAATTGCTGTCATTTCAGCTGAGGAATACACCATCGATTTTGTTTCTTCAATTGTTTTTTCGATTTCCGCTATTTTGTTTTTCAATTCTTCATAATCTTTATTCGAATCTATAGAATTTGTTGATTTTGTGTCTTTAATCTTGCTTATCTCGGATGTTATGTCATTTATTTGCATTATTAATTTCGCTATTTTTTCGTTAATTTCTTTATCGCTGTTTGTCAACGAGGATATGCTATTTGTAATTGTCTGTATTTTCTGATAAACATCTTGGACAAATTTATCTAACTCTTCTTTTTTAACGTAATCTTTAAGGGTGTTCTTTAAATTCTGCATGTCGCTTTTAAGATTGTCGATGATCGTTATTAATGTGTTTAAATTTTCTTCTAATTTTTCTTTATCAACATTTGTCGTTTCAATTGGTGTTTTTAGCTTGATTTCTTCGATAGAGGCTCTAATGTTTTTTATTTCATCTTTCAATGAGTTAACTTCGTTTTTTAGATAATTCATATACTCAAGTTGGTTATTTAAATATTCGATTTTCTTGTAAAGCAATTCTATATCTTTTGAATAATCAATATATGTATTGGTGCCTTCATTCATACTTTGGGCAGAAGAAGTATCACTCACATTTTTTTCTCTAATTTTTTCTATCTCTGATTTTAAATTTTTAGTTTCTATCTCCAAACTTTTGATACTGCTGTTCAAAGATGATTCAACATTTTTTATTTTATCTTCAATGTTAAGAACTGTGGAAGAAAATTTGTTGATGTTTTTGTCAATTTCATCAACTTTCTTTTGCAAATAATTATATTTTTCCGATATCGCTTCAACAGTTTTTTTGATACCTTCGTATTTCGAACTATTATCATCTACAGATGTGCGGAGGTTGGAGTACAATTCTGAAAGGCTTTTAACTTCAGAGACGAGTTTTTTAACGTCGTTTGAAAGAAGAGTAATTGAGTTCTTTATTGAGGAAATCTCTTTTGAAACATCTGTAAATTGTGCGTTTGTTTGAACAGTGAAATTGGAAAACTTTTTCTCAATATCTGAAATTCTTTTGTCTATATCACTTATCTTTGTATCAAATACACTGTAAAGTCTATACAGTAAAACGGCTACTTGGAACCTCGTTATCACTTCGTTCCCTCTGAACGTACCATCTGGAAAACCGGTGATTATCCCCATATTACTCAACTTTTCAACAGCTTCATATGCCCAATGAGATTCTTTGACGTCTACGTAAGTTTCTGCGCTAACTGTTATTGAAAAACCTATCAGCAAATATACCAAAATTGTTAAAAAAATAACTCCCCTTCTCATTTTAATCCCCCCTCTTGGATTCTGTTTTTCCTTTAGTTTTATTATACCAAATTAATTTAATTTTATTTCAACAAAAAATTTTTTAACAAAATTTTCAGCTTTTTTATCCACTGTCGAAAAATCCCCTTGTTTAATTCTCAGCGCGTTCTTTTTTCCAATGCCTGGAATACTTTCTAATTCTTCGATTGTAAGCTTATTTAATTCAACAAGTCTAACACCTGTTAAAGACCTATGACCATACCCAACAACTACAATATCTGTTGGTTCTGAGAACTTCGCAGGGACTCCTATGAGTATAGGGTATGTGCCTAATGGTCTTCCAAATGTTATTTTGCCCTCTGAAAATTCTGGAATAACGTATCTTATAATTGTTCCAAGCGGAAAAACCTTTTTCAGCATTGGTGTGTCAACATTGTTTCTTATCAAATATTTATAGTGTTCAAACAAACGTTTATCAGGTCTTACATTTTTTCGCTGAGAAAGATAATATAAAGGAGTTCCAGGGAATATCATTATTTGCCTTAAATTAATTCTTCTCAAAAGTAAATCATTTTCTAAATACCATAAAAGCTTATTGTAATTTATTTCGTAAGTTTTCTTTGTTTCACCAAATAGACCGAATATAATGTTTATTCCAGGTAGTAATTTTGGCACACCGCCTGAGTCTCTAAGACCACCAATTTCATTGACAACTTTAACTGCTAAATCTATATCTTCAACGGTTCCATCGATATTGTTCTTTTTTCTCACAATTTCGTCAAAAGATTCCACACCAAAAGACAGGATATCACCTGATGTATTGTATTTTACTATACTTTCTAAAATTTTAACTGATTTCTCTAAGTTTTTAGCAATGTAAGTCGGATTAGCGTTATCAGTGTGCAGTACTCTTATATCATCGCATTTAGACCTTATACCATTGTAAAGCTCGTTAACAGCGTTTGGATTTATGGTTCCACTATTGAAATCACTACCGTAAGCTATTATGTTTGCACTTCTTCCCAACCTAAATGCTCTTACACCATTTTTGTAAAGCGCTTCAACCTCGTCAACAATATCTTTTACTGGTCTTGAAAAAAACTTAGGGTGCAAAATAGGTTCTGTACAAAATGTGCAAAATGTACGTCTTTCACAACCAAGTGAAACTTCTATCTCACATATAACATCAGGAAATCTTGGATGAAATTTAACTATCTCAGCACCTGCTATGGAAGTTTCTCTTATACTTTGCAAGTAATCTGCGCCAAATTCTTGGGAAATCCAAGATGAAAAATCTTCAACAACTTCCTCAACATCGAAATCAAACTTTTTAGCAAAACTTCCACCCTTGTTTGAAAAAGCTTTACCAATTGCACCTATGAGTATTCGATAAGGTTTAGTATTAATATCGAAAAGCTTTTTAACCTCATCGGGTGTTATCGGATTTCCCCCGACATACTTTCCCGGTACGGTAAGTCCACCTATGATAACCATAGTGTCATACACAGAAAAAGCGTGCCACATATTATTGGCACGCACTTGATCTACCGTATAATAATCAACCTCAAAACCTTTAATTAGAAACAATCCAGCAGTGTATCTAACATAAGTACTTACATAGGGCGGGACCCCTAAAACTGCTGGCTCATCAACGTATCCATCAATAATCACGCAACGCATTCTTTATCTCCTTCAAACTGCTTTCCGAAGCTTTCAGGATTTTCAAATAGTACGTCCCCACTTTGTAGTCTCCTTCTTTTTTGTTTATTTCCAATTCCAACGGTTTCCCACCTCTATCATATCCTATTATTCTCAAAAAATCTTTCCCTTCAACAATATTCGACCAGAGGAAAAGTTTGAATATAGCAAAAAATCTTTCAGGTATTGGACTTTCTTCAATGAATTTGTACTTTGAAATTATCGATTTTATGTCAAAATGCTTAGGAAATTTATTTATGTACATCGTAGTTGTAACATCACCAACAATCCTTGTAACTCGAACTATCTCTTTATCTATAACAAATATCTCTATAATAAAAAAGTCTTCGTTGAATCTATAAACTCCATCACGAGAAATATCCAGTTTTTTAGACTTAACATAATCGTACGCAATTT includes:
- a CDS encoding S-layer homology domain-containing protein; translation: MRRGVIFLTILVYLLIGFSITVSAETYVDVKESHWAYEAVEKLSNMGIITGFPDGTFRGNEVITRFQVAVLLYRLYSVFDTKISDIDKRISDIEKKFSNFTVQTNAQFTDVSKEISSIKNSITLLSNDVKKLVSEVKSLSELYSNLRTSVDDNSSKYEGIKKTVEAISEKYNYLQKKVDEIDKNINKFSSTVLNIEDKIKNVESSLNSSIKSLEIETKNLKSEIEKIREKNVSDTSSAQSMNEGTNTYIDYSKDIELLYKKIEYLNNQLEYMNYLKNEVNSLKDEIKNIRASIEEIKLKTPIETTNVDKEKLEENLNTLITIIDNLKSDMQNLKNTLKDYVKKEELDKFVQDVYQKIQTITNSISSLTNSDKEINEKIAKLIMQINDITSEISKIKDTKSTNSIDSNKDYEELKNKIAEIEKTIEETKSMVYSSAEMTAIVESIKKVGELESRFEELSLRLTNIEKIVQSQNNEELINSISQLSQEINSIKELLADIKLVPAENIDLSGILNKINEREKTVSSLSETVNDISKRLSALEEKVSNLSDKISKSQVNVSEALSKVELDNLKDRIQKVEDELQKKASIAQLNTLNQSVQKVLSMVIETRNELKSLNIPSTTPADGTQKSEKSLEKSSEDIENLRKDISELQSKVSSVVSKQEELGTLIKDVSDKLDKENATVKDMGESLNALKKETIALKEEINETKSTVYEMISQINGKLKELEDQKNVSSNVDLSIFESKLNALKLSFDSLENKIKEQEEKNKMLVSNIDEIVQKIEKLQNSMDEIKTFKETTQTKMEANTLKLLELENKIATIESTQVVYEKLIYQENENLKNQQKEFEDKILNIETKLAELENAIKLDERDISQKLETLALKSVSKDELENKLQTLLSNVDSQLNVLESKVISLEEKTDKNISEIEKIRTQIQLVEVKIYSLTGELKKSIDENKALLENNTDSLNKLQSWRDSHEKEFNDFVALYTDESSKTNNRVIELENKVTKLEKDISNLSKEKESLQNNQNLLILLLILSLVVGVFGIIAK
- a CDS encoding radical SAM protein; this translates as MRCVIIDGYVDEPAVLGVPPYVSTYVRYTAGLFLIKGFEVDYYTVDQVRANNMWHAFSVYDTMVIIGGLTVPGKYVGGNPITPDEVKKLFDINTKPYRILIGAIGKAFSNKGGSFAKKFDFDVEEVVEDFSSWISQEFGADYLQSIRETSIAGAEIVKFHPRFPDVICEIEVSLGCERRTFCTFCTEPILHPKFFSRPVKDIVDEVEALYKNGVRAFRLGRSANIIAYGSDFNSGTINPNAVNELYNGIRSKCDDIRVLHTDNANPTYIAKNLEKSVKILESIVKYNTSGDILSFGVESFDEIVRKKNNIDGTVEDIDLAVKVVNEIGGLRDSGGVPKLLPGINIIFGLFGETKKTYEINYNKLLWYLENDLLLRRINLRQIMIFPGTPLYYLSQRKNVRPDKRLFEHYKYLIRNNVDTPMLKKVFPLGTIIRYVIPEFSEGKITFGRPLGTYPILIGVPAKFSEPTDIVVVGYGHRSLTGVRLVELNKLTIEELESIPGIGKKNALRIKQGDFSTVDKKAENFVKKFFVEIKLN